The DNA segment TCCGCTACCTGCCGATCCTGGCGGCGCTGCGGTCGAGCCTCTGGCAGTACAGCCTGCTGGGCGGGTACGGGACGTTCATCGGTCTGGGCGCTTACGGGCGCATGCTCGAGGACCCGATCTTCTGGACCTCGCTGCGGGTGACCGCGCTCTACGTCCTGCTCAAGGTGCCGGCGCAGGTGGCGCTCAGCCTGCTCTTCGCCGTCCTGCTCCAGCGGGAGACGCGCTTCGCCGCCCTGGTCCGCTCGGCCGTCTTCGCCCCCGTGGTGGCCTCCATCGTCGTCGTCTCGGTGATCTGGGCGCTGATGTACCACGTGCAGCTGGGGCTGCTGAACAGCATCCTCACCAGCCTGGGCCTGCCGCGGATCGCCTTCCTCTCCAACCCGCAGCTGGCGCTCGTGGCCATTGTCGTCATGATGGTCTGGAAGGAGCTCGGCTTCAGCATGATCATCCTCATGGCGGGGCTGAAGGGCATCCCCGACATGTTCTACGAGGCGGCACGCATCGACGGGGCCAGCCCCTGGCAGCAGTTCCGGGCCATCACCCTGCCCCTGCTGCGCCGGGTGCTGATGTTCGTCCTCGTCACCCAGACGATCTTCTCCTTCCAGGTCTTCGTCCCCGTCTACACCATGACCCGCGGCGGGCCGCTGGACGCGACGAAGGTCATCGTCTACTACATCTACCAGAACGGCTTCCTCTTCCAGGACATGGGGTACGCCGCGGCCATCTCCATGGTGACGCTGGCCATCCTGCTGGTGGTGAGCGGCGTGCAGATGCGGCTGCTGCGCAGCGAGGTGGAGTACTGATGTCCTCCGGGCCTGTGGCCGAAGCCCGCGCGGTCCTGCCGGCCCGGCGAGGGGCGGGGACGGCGGCGTTCCTGGCCCGCTGGGCGCGCGCGGCCGGGCGGGACTGGTGGTGGTACCTCACCGGGGTCGTCATCCTGGTCCTCTACGTCACGCCCTTCGCCTGGATGATCCTGGGGAGCCTGCGGCGGGAAGTGGAGATCTTCGAGTACACCTACCCGCTGACCTGGCGCACCTTCGTCCCCGTGGAGTGGACGCTGAAGAACTTCCTCGACGTGCTCGGTCTCTCCCCGGAGGGGCGGGCCTTCGGGCTGAACTTCGGCCGGGCCCTGGCGGTGACGGCCTTCGTCTCGGCGGCCGTCGTACTCAGCTCGCTGGTGGTGAACACCATGGGCGCCTACTTCTTCGCCCGCCTGGACTTCCCGCGCAAGGAGGCGCTGCTGCTCGTCGTCATCGCCACCATGCTCATCCCCTTCGAGGCAGTGATGGTGCCGCTCTACATCGTCGTGCGGGCGCTGGGGGTGCAGGACACGGTGTGGGCCCTCGTCCTCCCCTGGTACGCCAGTCCCTTCGTCATCTTCGCCCTGGTTCAGTTCTTCAAGGAGATCCCGCGGGAGCTGGACGAGGCCGCCATCATCGACGGGGCCTCCTTCTTCGGGGTGCTGCGCCACGTCATCGTCCCCAACGCCGTCCCCGGGCTGGTGACCACGGCGCTGCTGGAGTTCCAGTTCATCTGGAACCTCTTCTACTGGCCGCTCATCGCCGTGGGGCGCAAGGAGCTGCAGACGATCCAGGTGGCCATCGCCCAGCAGACGACGCAGACGCAGATCTACTGGGGGCGCATCTTCGCCGGCTCGGTGCTGGCCTCGGTCCCCATCATCCTCCTCTTCCTCCTGATGCAGCGCTACTACGTCCGCGGCGTCGTCCTCTCCGGGGTCAAGGGGTAGGCCATGGCCCCCCGGCGGGTGCTCATCGACACCGACCCCGGCGTGGACGACACCATGGCCATCCTCCTGGCCCTGGCCTCGCCCGAGGTCGTGGTGGAGGGCCTCACGGTGGTCTACGGCAACACCGACGCGGAGCAGTGCGCCCGCAACGCCCTGGCCGTGCTGGAGGTGGCGGGCCGGCCCGACCTGCCGGTGGCGGTGGGCGCCCGGCGCCCCCTCCTGCGGCCCTACACCGGCCGCGGCCGGCAGGTGCACGGGGCGGACGGACTGGGGGAGACCGGCCTCGGGGCCGGCCGGCCCGTCCCCGAGGGGAACGCCGTGGAGTTCCTCATCGCCCGCGCCCGGGAGGCCCCGGGCGAGCTGACGGTGCTGGCGCTGGGCCCGCTGACCACCCTGGCCCTGGCCGTGAGCGTGGAGCCGCGCCTGGCGCAGTGGGTGCGCGAGGTGGTCCTCATGGGCGGCGGGGTGCGCGAACGGGGGAACGCCACCCCCGTGGCCGAGGCGAACTTCCACAACGACGCCGAGAGCGCCCGCATCGTCCTCCACGCCGGCTGGCCGGTCACCATGGTGGGGCTGGACGTTACCCACCGCGTGATCATGACGCCGGCGCACCTGGCGCGGCTGGCCGCCGCCCGCACGCCGGTGACCGAGCTGATCGGGGCGATCACCCCCTTCTACCTGCGCGCCGCCCGCCAGTTCGCCGGCATCGACGGGTTCTTCGTGCACGACCCCACCG comes from the Armatimonadota bacterium genome and includes:
- a CDS encoding sugar ABC transporter permease — protein: MSVATPALPVPRRWWTARRRGYLLAFLFIAPALVNFLVFRYLPILAALRSSLWQYSLLGGYGTFIGLGAYGRMLEDPIFWTSLRVTALYVLLKVPAQVALSLLFAVLLQRETRFAALVRSAVFAPVVASIVVVSVIWALMYHVQLGLLNSILTSLGLPRIAFLSNPQLALVAIVVMMVWKELGFSMIILMAGLKGIPDMFYEAARIDGASPWQQFRAITLPLLRRVLMFVLVTQTIFSFQVFVPVYTMTRGGPLDATKVIVYYIYQNGFLFQDMGYAAAISMVTLAILLVVSGVQMRLLRSEVEY
- a CDS encoding carbohydrate ABC transporter permease; protein product: MSSGPVAEARAVLPARRGAGTAAFLARWARAAGRDWWWYLTGVVILVLYVTPFAWMILGSLRREVEIFEYTYPLTWRTFVPVEWTLKNFLDVLGLSPEGRAFGLNFGRALAVTAFVSAAVVLSSLVVNTMGAYFFARLDFPRKEALLLVVIATMLIPFEAVMVPLYIVVRALGVQDTVWALVLPWYASPFVIFALVQFFKEIPRELDEAAIIDGASFFGVLRHVIVPNAVPGLVTTALLEFQFIWNLFYWPLIAVGRKELQTIQVAIAQQTTQTQIYWGRIFAGSVLASVPIILLFLLMQRYYVRGVVLSGVKG
- a CDS encoding nucleoside hydrolase — protein: MAPRRVLIDTDPGVDDTMAILLALASPEVVVEGLTVVYGNTDAEQCARNALAVLEVAGRPDLPVAVGARRPLLRPYTGRGRQVHGADGLGETGLGAGRPVPEGNAVEFLIARAREAPGELTVLALGPLTTLALAVSVEPRLAQWVREVVLMGGGVRERGNATPVAEANFHNDAESARIVLHAGWPVTMVGLDVTHRVIMTPAHLARLAAARTPVTELIGAITPFYLRAARQFAGIDGFFVHDPTAVTYLLRPEWFTTQELYVDVVTDSERARGQTIADFRGQWGQPPNVRVCLEVDAERELALYLERVTAYRPGAAPS